A genomic stretch from Primulina huaijiensis isolate GDHJ02 chromosome 14, ASM1229523v2, whole genome shotgun sequence includes:
- the LOC140957103 gene encoding transcription factor MYB3R-1-like isoform X4 — protein MESDMTSTATPDGSRDGLQRSRPLHGRTSGPTRRSTKGQWTAEEDEVLRIAVQRFKGKNWKKIAECFKDRTDVQCLHRWQKVLNPELVKGPWSKEEDEIMIELVNTYGPKKWSTIAQHLPGRIGKQCRERWHNHLNPNINKEAWTQDEELALIHAHQIYGNKWAELTKFLPGRTDNAIKNHWNSSVKKKIDMYMASGLLSQFQGPPLVTNARKSAASSSSKAQPSSEDGSVVRDGVELEEISECSQGSIMTGLSQCTNHVVNSRIELDTGNCRVTEESSAVPCSEDFRPAIHEVSYPIPEVPHEFGSTSKFLEHVFALDWETFAEKDCQLNPNELLDMSLVDLGPESSGQFLSSLSVMNNHETVPFPPETPMGASTSMENTMVNSDFPNFVAGSDCGMIYPDVGHDGYCPSENVISHMDAAAEPLVHHSLNFQIPEDGSFTSQCCYMSSDMLGIPYSQPLPVPNQLPCDNGSLMFDEKSNQHNYFSISNSAQEYLLPCTDDGFINARYSNSSSSEHTSDQTTGLSTLVPANDFILAPSNDSQNHSAGDKDPAATNEHKDSGALFYEPPRFPSLDIPFFSCDLIQPGSDMHQEYSPLGIRQLMISSMTPFKLWDSPTRHDSPHAVLKSAAKSFTTTPSILKKRHRDLVSPLSEQRSEKKLGGDSNQESFPNLTNDFSRLEVMFDSCVNHKRPFPNISSNNSKNFETSDVGKENVAPACEKVKKEINERNDISDSKMPQKESIDVKKATEQTSITDVKTKAGSNETVELKREFSGILVEHGMNDMRLFSPDRFVCKSDRSIGPGARSLGNQYPRRLDAVPKHGAIISSSETPYLSVVCSPRLLAKNDGTTVVITTALQSMSPSEKKVESSGKGVVVENNNLYVDNPFKRSIESPSAWKSPWFINSFVPGPIVETDITIEDIGYFLSPGDRSYDAIGLMKQLGEHTASAFADAQEVLGSETPETILKAKCAEKENNQNLNCQAEHQSLSASSFLTERRILDFSECGTPGR, from the exons GAGGACGAGTGGTCCTACAAGGCGTTCCACAAAGGGACAGTGGACTGCAGAAGAG GATGAAGTATTACGCATTGCCGTTCAACGTTTCAAAGGCAAAAACTGGAAAAAAATAG CGGAATGTTTCAAGGATCGGACAGATGTACAGTGCTTACATAGGTGGCAGAAGGTTCTTAATCCAGAACTTGTTAAAGGTCCATGGTCAAAAGAG GAGGATGAAATTATGATCGAGTTAGTGAATACATACGGTCCAAAAAAGTGGTCTACCATTGCACAACATCTCCCTGGGCGGATTGGGAAACAGTGTCGGGAAAG GTGGCACAATCATCTTAATCCTAACATAAACAAAGAAGCTTGGACACAAGACGAGGAATTGGCTTTGATTCATGCGCACCAAATTTATGGAAATAAGTGGGCAGAGTTGACTAAGTTTTTACCTGGGAG GACTGACAATGCAATTAAAAATCATTGGAATAGCTCTGTCAAGAAAAAGATAGACATGTATATGGCCTCGGGGTTACTTTCACAGTTCCAAGGCCCACCTCTTGTTACCAATGCACGCAAATCAGCAGCATCGTCTTCGTCTAAAGCACAACCAAGTAGTGAAGATGGTAGTGTTGTTAGAGATGGAGTAGAACTGGAAGAAATTTCAGAGTGCAGTCAAGGTTCAATTATGACTGGTTTGTCTCAATGCACAAATCATGTGGTTAATTCGAGAATAGAACTCGATACAGGGAATTGCAGAGTTACTGAAGAATCCAGCGCAGTGCCGTGTTCTGAAGATTTTCGTCCTGCAATTCATGAAGTTTCATATCCCATACCAGAAGTTCCTCACGAATTTGGTAGTACTTCTAAGTTTCTTGAACATGTTTTCGCTTTAGATTGGGAGACATTTGCCGAAAAAGATTGTCAGTTAAATCCAAATGAGCTACTTGACATGTCTTTGGTGGATCTGGGGCCAGAATCATCTGGGCAATTCCTGTCATCTTTGAGTGTCATGAATAACCATGAAACAGTACCCTTTCCGCCAGAGACCCCTATGGGTGCGTCCACTTCGATGGAAAACACAATGGTGAATTCTGATTTTCCTAATTTTGTAGCTGGTTCAGATTGTGGAATGATTTACCCTGACGTGGGCCATGATGGATACTGTCCCTCGGAAAATGTGATTTCCCATATGGATGCAGCTGCAGAACCATTGGTTCACCACTCTTTGAATTTTCAGATTCCTGAAGATGGAAGTTTTACTTCACAGTGTtgctatatgtcatctgatatgCTTGGAATCCCATATAGTCAACCTCTCCCTGTTCCTAATCAACTTCCTTGTGATAATGGTTCACTTATGTTTGATGAGAAGTCAAATCAGCATAACTATTTTTCGATCAGTAATTCAGCACAGGAATATCTTTTACCTTGCACGGATGATGGTTTTATAAATGCCAGATATTCTAATTCCTCTTCCAGTGAACATACATCTGATCAGACAACGGGATTGTCAACACTAGTTCCAGCCAATGATTTTATTTTGGCACCATCAAATGATTCTCAAAATCATTCTGCCGGGGACAAAGATCCAGCTGCAACCAATGAACATAAGGACTCGGGAGCTTTATTTTATGAGCCACCTCGTTTTCCAAGCCTAGATATACCTTTCTTTAGTTGTGATCTTATACAGCCTGGAAGTGACATGCATCAAGAGTACAGTCCACTTGGCATTCGTCAACTAATGATATCTTCTATGACTCCATTCAAACTATGGGATTCCCCAACAAGGCATGATAGTCCACATGCTGTTCTGAAGAGTGCTGCCAAATCTTTTACCACAACACCATCAATACTGAAAAAAAGACACCGGGATTTGGTATCTCCTTTGTCTGAACAGAGAAGTGAAAAGAAGcttggaggtgattcaaaccaAGAGTCATTTCCCAACCTGACCAATGATTTTTCCCGGTTAGAGGTTATGTTTGATTCGTGTGTAAACCATAAACGACCATTTCCAAATATATCTTCAAACAACAGCAAAAACTTCGAAACATCAGATGTAGGAAAAGAAAACGTTGCTCCAGCTTGCGAAAAGgtgaaaaaagaaataaatgaaAGGAATGACATTTCAGATAGCAAAATGCCGCAGAAAGAAAGCATTGACGTTAAAAAGGCAACCGAACAGACTTCTATCACAGATGTCAAAACCAAGGCTGGAAGCAATGAAACGGTGGAATTG AAAAGAGAGTTCTCTGGAATCCTTGTTGAACATGGTATGAATGACATGCGCCTCTTTTCTCCTGACCGCTTTGTCTGTAAGAGCGACAGATCAATTGGTCCTGGTGCTAGATCTCTAGGAAATCAGTATCCTAGAAGACTAGATGCTGTACCAAAACACGGAGCGATTATATCTTCTTCTGAAACTCCGTATTTGTCTGTTGTTTGTTCTCCTCGTCTGCTTGCAAAAAATGACGGGACTACTGTGGTCATAACTACGGCTCTCCAATCCATGAGTCCTTCAGAGAAGAAAGTTGAAAGTTCTGGCAAAGGTGTAGTTGTTGAAAACAATAACCT ATATGTTGACAACCCGTTCAAGAGGAGTATAGAATCTCCTTCGGCATGGAAATCCCCTTGGTTTATCAACAGTTTTGTGCCAGGGCCCATAGTTGAGACAGATATAACAATTGAG GACATTGGGTACTTTTTAAGCCCAGGTGACAGAAGTTACGATGCCATTGGATTAATGAAGCAATTAGGAGAGCATACAGCTAGTGCATTCGCTGATGCTCAGGAGGTTTTGGGAAGTGAAACTCCAGAAACAATATTGAAAGCAAAATGCGCAGAGAAGGAGAACAACCAAAATCTTAACTGTCAGGCAGAGCATCAATCCCTTTCAGCTTCATCTTTTCTG ACGGAGAGACGAATACTTGATTTTAGTGAATGTGGCACACCTGGAAGATGA
- the LOC140957103 gene encoding transcription factor MYB3R-1-like isoform X3 → MESDMTSTATPDGSRDGLQRSRPLHGRRTSGPTRRSTKGQWTAEEDEVLRIAVQRFKGKNWKKIAECFKDRTDVQCLHRWQKVLNPELVKGPWSKEEDEIMIELVNTYGPKKWSTIAQHLPGRIGKQCRERWHNHLNPNINKEAWTQDEELALIHAHQIYGNKWAELTKFLPGRTDNAIKNHWNSSVKKKIDMYMASGLLSQFQGPPLVTNARKSAASSSSKAQPSSEDGSVVRDGVELEEISECSQGSIMTGLSQCTNHVVNSRIELDTGNCRVTEESSAVPCSEDFRPAIHEVSYPIPEVPHEFGSTSKFLEHVFALDWETFAEKDCQLNPNELLDMSLVDLGPESSGQFLSSLSVMNNHETVPFPPETPMGASTSMENTMVNSDFPNFVAGSDCGMIYPDVGHDGYCPSENVISHMDAAAEPLVHHSLNFQIPEDGSFTSQCCYMSSDMLGIPYSQPLPVPNQLPCDNGSLMFDEKSNQHNYFSISNSAQEYLLPCTDDGFINARYSNSSSSEHTSDQTTGLSTLVPANDFILAPSNDSQNHSAGDKDPAATNEHKDSGALFYEPPRFPSLDIPFFSCDLIQPGSDMHQEYSPLGIRQLMISSMTPFKLWDSPTRHDSPHAVLKSAAKSFTTTPSILKKRHRDLVSPLSEQRSEKKLGGDSNQESFPNLTNDFSRLEVMFDSCVNHKRPFPNISSNNSKNFETSDVGKENVAPACEKVKKEINERNDISDSKMPQKESIDVKKATEQTSITDVKTKAGSNETVELKREFSGILVEHGMNDMRLFSPDRFVCKSDRSIGPGARSLGNQYPRRLDAVPKHGAIISSSETPYLSVVCSPRLLAKNDGTTVVITTALQSMSPSEKKVESSGKGVVVENNNLYVDNPFKRSIESPSAWKSPWFINSFVPGPIVETDITIEDIGYFLSPGDRSYDAIGLMKQLGEHTASAFADAQEVLGSETPETILKAKCAEKENNQNLNCQAEHQSLSASSFLTERRILDFSECGTPGR, encoded by the exons CAGGAGGACGAGTGGTCCTACAAGGCGTTCCACAAAGGGACAGTGGACTGCAGAAGAG GATGAAGTATTACGCATTGCCGTTCAACGTTTCAAAGGCAAAAACTGGAAAAAAATAG CGGAATGTTTCAAGGATCGGACAGATGTACAGTGCTTACATAGGTGGCAGAAGGTTCTTAATCCAGAACTTGTTAAAGGTCCATGGTCAAAAGAG GAGGATGAAATTATGATCGAGTTAGTGAATACATACGGTCCAAAAAAGTGGTCTACCATTGCACAACATCTCCCTGGGCGGATTGGGAAACAGTGTCGGGAAAG GTGGCACAATCATCTTAATCCTAACATAAACAAAGAAGCTTGGACACAAGACGAGGAATTGGCTTTGATTCATGCGCACCAAATTTATGGAAATAAGTGGGCAGAGTTGACTAAGTTTTTACCTGGGAG GACTGACAATGCAATTAAAAATCATTGGAATAGCTCTGTCAAGAAAAAGATAGACATGTATATGGCCTCGGGGTTACTTTCACAGTTCCAAGGCCCACCTCTTGTTACCAATGCACGCAAATCAGCAGCATCGTCTTCGTCTAAAGCACAACCAAGTAGTGAAGATGGTAGTGTTGTTAGAGATGGAGTAGAACTGGAAGAAATTTCAGAGTGCAGTCAAGGTTCAATTATGACTGGTTTGTCTCAATGCACAAATCATGTGGTTAATTCGAGAATAGAACTCGATACAGGGAATTGCAGAGTTACTGAAGAATCCAGCGCAGTGCCGTGTTCTGAAGATTTTCGTCCTGCAATTCATGAAGTTTCATATCCCATACCAGAAGTTCCTCACGAATTTGGTAGTACTTCTAAGTTTCTTGAACATGTTTTCGCTTTAGATTGGGAGACATTTGCCGAAAAAGATTGTCAGTTAAATCCAAATGAGCTACTTGACATGTCTTTGGTGGATCTGGGGCCAGAATCATCTGGGCAATTCCTGTCATCTTTGAGTGTCATGAATAACCATGAAACAGTACCCTTTCCGCCAGAGACCCCTATGGGTGCGTCCACTTCGATGGAAAACACAATGGTGAATTCTGATTTTCCTAATTTTGTAGCTGGTTCAGATTGTGGAATGATTTACCCTGACGTGGGCCATGATGGATACTGTCCCTCGGAAAATGTGATTTCCCATATGGATGCAGCTGCAGAACCATTGGTTCACCACTCTTTGAATTTTCAGATTCCTGAAGATGGAAGTTTTACTTCACAGTGTtgctatatgtcatctgatatgCTTGGAATCCCATATAGTCAACCTCTCCCTGTTCCTAATCAACTTCCTTGTGATAATGGTTCACTTATGTTTGATGAGAAGTCAAATCAGCATAACTATTTTTCGATCAGTAATTCAGCACAGGAATATCTTTTACCTTGCACGGATGATGGTTTTATAAATGCCAGATATTCTAATTCCTCTTCCAGTGAACATACATCTGATCAGACAACGGGATTGTCAACACTAGTTCCAGCCAATGATTTTATTTTGGCACCATCAAATGATTCTCAAAATCATTCTGCCGGGGACAAAGATCCAGCTGCAACCAATGAACATAAGGACTCGGGAGCTTTATTTTATGAGCCACCTCGTTTTCCAAGCCTAGATATACCTTTCTTTAGTTGTGATCTTATACAGCCTGGAAGTGACATGCATCAAGAGTACAGTCCACTTGGCATTCGTCAACTAATGATATCTTCTATGACTCCATTCAAACTATGGGATTCCCCAACAAGGCATGATAGTCCACATGCTGTTCTGAAGAGTGCTGCCAAATCTTTTACCACAACACCATCAATACTGAAAAAAAGACACCGGGATTTGGTATCTCCTTTGTCTGAACAGAGAAGTGAAAAGAAGcttggaggtgattcaaaccaAGAGTCATTTCCCAACCTGACCAATGATTTTTCCCGGTTAGAGGTTATGTTTGATTCGTGTGTAAACCATAAACGACCATTTCCAAATATATCTTCAAACAACAGCAAAAACTTCGAAACATCAGATGTAGGAAAAGAAAACGTTGCTCCAGCTTGCGAAAAGgtgaaaaaagaaataaatgaaAGGAATGACATTTCAGATAGCAAAATGCCGCAGAAAGAAAGCATTGACGTTAAAAAGGCAACCGAACAGACTTCTATCACAGATGTCAAAACCAAGGCTGGAAGCAATGAAACGGTGGAATTG AAAAGAGAGTTCTCTGGAATCCTTGTTGAACATGGTATGAATGACATGCGCCTCTTTTCTCCTGACCGCTTTGTCTGTAAGAGCGACAGATCAATTGGTCCTGGTGCTAGATCTCTAGGAAATCAGTATCCTAGAAGACTAGATGCTGTACCAAAACACGGAGCGATTATATCTTCTTCTGAAACTCCGTATTTGTCTGTTGTTTGTTCTCCTCGTCTGCTTGCAAAAAATGACGGGACTACTGTGGTCATAACTACGGCTCTCCAATCCATGAGTCCTTCAGAGAAGAAAGTTGAAAGTTCTGGCAAAGGTGTAGTTGTTGAAAACAATAACCT ATATGTTGACAACCCGTTCAAGAGGAGTATAGAATCTCCTTCGGCATGGAAATCCCCTTGGTTTATCAACAGTTTTGTGCCAGGGCCCATAGTTGAGACAGATATAACAATTGAG GACATTGGGTACTTTTTAAGCCCAGGTGACAGAAGTTACGATGCCATTGGATTAATGAAGCAATTAGGAGAGCATACAGCTAGTGCATTCGCTGATGCTCAGGAGGTTTTGGGAAGTGAAACTCCAGAAACAATATTGAAAGCAAAATGCGCAGAGAAGGAGAACAACCAAAATCTTAACTGTCAGGCAGAGCATCAATCCCTTTCAGCTTCATCTTTTCTG ACGGAGAGACGAATACTTGATTTTAGTGAATGTGGCACACCTGGAAGATGA
- the LOC140957103 gene encoding transcription factor MYB3R-1-like isoform X1, whose protein sequence is MESDMTSTATPDGSRDGLQRSRPLHGRRTSGPTRRSTKGQWTAEEDEVLRIAVQRFKGKNWKKIAECFKDRTDVQCLHRWQKVLNPELVKGPWSKEEDEIMIELVNTYGPKKWSTIAQHLPGRIGKQCRERWHNHLNPNINKEAWTQDEELALIHAHQIYGNKWAELTKFLPGRTDNAIKNHWNSSVKKKIDMYMASGLLSQFQGPPLVTNARKSAASSSSKAQPSSEDGSVVRDGVELEEISECSQGSIMTGLSQCTNHVVNSRIELDTGNCRVTEESSAVPCSEDFRPAIHEVSYPIPEVPHEFGSTSKFLEHVFALDWETFAEKDCQLNPNELLDMSLVDLGPESSGQFLSSLSVMNNHETVPFPPETPMGASTSMENTMVNSDFPNFVAGSDCGMIYPDVGHDGYCPSENVISHMDAAAEPLVHHSLNFQIPEDGSFTSQCCYMSSDMLGIPYSQPLPVPNQLPCDNGSLMFDEKSNQHNYFSISNSAQEYLLPCTDDGFINARYSNSSSSEHTSDQTTGLSTLVPANDFILAPSNDSQNHSAGDKDPAATNEHKDSGALFYEPPRFPSLDIPFFSCDLIQPGSDMHQEYSPLGIRQLMISSMTPFKLWDSPTRHDSPHAVLKSAAKSFTTTPSILKKRHRDLVSPLSEQRSEKKLGGDSNQESFPNLTNDFSRLEVMFDSCVNHKRPFPNISSNNSKNFETSDVGKENVAPACEKVKKEINERNDISDSKMPQKESIDVKKATEQTSITDVKTKAGSNETVELKREFSGILVEHGMNDMRLFSPDRFVCKSDRSIGPGARSLGNQYPRRLDAVPKHGAIISSSETPYLSVVCSPRLLAKNDGTTVVITTALQSMSPSEKKVESSGKGVVVENNNLYVDNPFKRSIESPSAWKSPWFINSFVPGPIVETDITIEDIGYFLSPGDRSYDAIGLMKQLGEHTASAFADAQEVLGSETPETILKAKCAEKENNQNLNCQAEHQSLSASSFLAKGRSKGTQGIVPPQIIGVNLVLSLQSSPVSVTSVSTWQY, encoded by the exons CAGGAGGACGAGTGGTCCTACAAGGCGTTCCACAAAGGGACAGTGGACTGCAGAAGAG GATGAAGTATTACGCATTGCCGTTCAACGTTTCAAAGGCAAAAACTGGAAAAAAATAG CGGAATGTTTCAAGGATCGGACAGATGTACAGTGCTTACATAGGTGGCAGAAGGTTCTTAATCCAGAACTTGTTAAAGGTCCATGGTCAAAAGAG GAGGATGAAATTATGATCGAGTTAGTGAATACATACGGTCCAAAAAAGTGGTCTACCATTGCACAACATCTCCCTGGGCGGATTGGGAAACAGTGTCGGGAAAG GTGGCACAATCATCTTAATCCTAACATAAACAAAGAAGCTTGGACACAAGACGAGGAATTGGCTTTGATTCATGCGCACCAAATTTATGGAAATAAGTGGGCAGAGTTGACTAAGTTTTTACCTGGGAG GACTGACAATGCAATTAAAAATCATTGGAATAGCTCTGTCAAGAAAAAGATAGACATGTATATGGCCTCGGGGTTACTTTCACAGTTCCAAGGCCCACCTCTTGTTACCAATGCACGCAAATCAGCAGCATCGTCTTCGTCTAAAGCACAACCAAGTAGTGAAGATGGTAGTGTTGTTAGAGATGGAGTAGAACTGGAAGAAATTTCAGAGTGCAGTCAAGGTTCAATTATGACTGGTTTGTCTCAATGCACAAATCATGTGGTTAATTCGAGAATAGAACTCGATACAGGGAATTGCAGAGTTACTGAAGAATCCAGCGCAGTGCCGTGTTCTGAAGATTTTCGTCCTGCAATTCATGAAGTTTCATATCCCATACCAGAAGTTCCTCACGAATTTGGTAGTACTTCTAAGTTTCTTGAACATGTTTTCGCTTTAGATTGGGAGACATTTGCCGAAAAAGATTGTCAGTTAAATCCAAATGAGCTACTTGACATGTCTTTGGTGGATCTGGGGCCAGAATCATCTGGGCAATTCCTGTCATCTTTGAGTGTCATGAATAACCATGAAACAGTACCCTTTCCGCCAGAGACCCCTATGGGTGCGTCCACTTCGATGGAAAACACAATGGTGAATTCTGATTTTCCTAATTTTGTAGCTGGTTCAGATTGTGGAATGATTTACCCTGACGTGGGCCATGATGGATACTGTCCCTCGGAAAATGTGATTTCCCATATGGATGCAGCTGCAGAACCATTGGTTCACCACTCTTTGAATTTTCAGATTCCTGAAGATGGAAGTTTTACTTCACAGTGTtgctatatgtcatctgatatgCTTGGAATCCCATATAGTCAACCTCTCCCTGTTCCTAATCAACTTCCTTGTGATAATGGTTCACTTATGTTTGATGAGAAGTCAAATCAGCATAACTATTTTTCGATCAGTAATTCAGCACAGGAATATCTTTTACCTTGCACGGATGATGGTTTTATAAATGCCAGATATTCTAATTCCTCTTCCAGTGAACATACATCTGATCAGACAACGGGATTGTCAACACTAGTTCCAGCCAATGATTTTATTTTGGCACCATCAAATGATTCTCAAAATCATTCTGCCGGGGACAAAGATCCAGCTGCAACCAATGAACATAAGGACTCGGGAGCTTTATTTTATGAGCCACCTCGTTTTCCAAGCCTAGATATACCTTTCTTTAGTTGTGATCTTATACAGCCTGGAAGTGACATGCATCAAGAGTACAGTCCACTTGGCATTCGTCAACTAATGATATCTTCTATGACTCCATTCAAACTATGGGATTCCCCAACAAGGCATGATAGTCCACATGCTGTTCTGAAGAGTGCTGCCAAATCTTTTACCACAACACCATCAATACTGAAAAAAAGACACCGGGATTTGGTATCTCCTTTGTCTGAACAGAGAAGTGAAAAGAAGcttggaggtgattcaaaccaAGAGTCATTTCCCAACCTGACCAATGATTTTTCCCGGTTAGAGGTTATGTTTGATTCGTGTGTAAACCATAAACGACCATTTCCAAATATATCTTCAAACAACAGCAAAAACTTCGAAACATCAGATGTAGGAAAAGAAAACGTTGCTCCAGCTTGCGAAAAGgtgaaaaaagaaataaatgaaAGGAATGACATTTCAGATAGCAAAATGCCGCAGAAAGAAAGCATTGACGTTAAAAAGGCAACCGAACAGACTTCTATCACAGATGTCAAAACCAAGGCTGGAAGCAATGAAACGGTGGAATTG AAAAGAGAGTTCTCTGGAATCCTTGTTGAACATGGTATGAATGACATGCGCCTCTTTTCTCCTGACCGCTTTGTCTGTAAGAGCGACAGATCAATTGGTCCTGGTGCTAGATCTCTAGGAAATCAGTATCCTAGAAGACTAGATGCTGTACCAAAACACGGAGCGATTATATCTTCTTCTGAAACTCCGTATTTGTCTGTTGTTTGTTCTCCTCGTCTGCTTGCAAAAAATGACGGGACTACTGTGGTCATAACTACGGCTCTCCAATCCATGAGTCCTTCAGAGAAGAAAGTTGAAAGTTCTGGCAAAGGTGTAGTTGTTGAAAACAATAACCT ATATGTTGACAACCCGTTCAAGAGGAGTATAGAATCTCCTTCGGCATGGAAATCCCCTTGGTTTATCAACAGTTTTGTGCCAGGGCCCATAGTTGAGACAGATATAACAATTGAG GACATTGGGTACTTTTTAAGCCCAGGTGACAGAAGTTACGATGCCATTGGATTAATGAAGCAATTAGGAGAGCATACAGCTAGTGCATTCGCTGATGCTCAGGAGGTTTTGGGAAGTGAAACTCCAGAAACAATATTGAAAGCAAAATGCGCAGAGAAGGAGAACAACCAAAATCTTAACTGTCAGGCAGAGCATCAATCCCTTTCAGCTTCATCTTTTCTG GCCAAAGGGCGGAGCAAGGGAACTCAAGGGATTGTTCCCCCTCAAATTATAGGCGTTAATCTTGTTTTGTCCCTTCAAAGTTCCCCTGTGAGTGTTACAAGTGTTTCTACTTGGCAATATTAA